A window of Sinimarinibacterium sp. NLF-5-8 genomic DNA:
CGGCCTGGTAGCGCGCGCGCTGTTGCGGGGTCAGTGCGTCCCAGCTTTTGGGCAGGGCCTGATGGGCCATGCGCGGGGTGTCCAGATACGAGTCCAGCACCCACTGGGCAAAGTCCATGCGATCAGGATCGGTGACGATGCGGTTGGCCTTGTCGCGCAGCTCGGCTGCGATCTGGGTGAGTTTTTCGGGGGTGGCAGGTGCGGCGTGCGCGAGGTTGAAGGCGGCGTTCCAGCACAGCAGAAAACAGCCGATCCAGAGGGCGGAGCGGCTGTTCTGATCCCGGGCGGGCAAGCGCACGGCTTATTCCCAGATCACCGGCTGTCTGGCGGCAAACCAGCGTTCCAGCATCGGCTCGTAATGCTTTTCAACGATGTTGCGGCGGATTTTCATCGTTGGCGTCAACATGCCGTTGTCGATGCTCCACGGTTCCTTGACGATGACGGCAAAAGCCATTTGTTCATGCGGATCGAGATGGTTGTTGACCTCGCCCAGCAGGGTTTTGAACTGTGTCTCCAGCTCGGTGCGTCCGGCAGGACTGGCGGCTTTGCTCATGGCCTCGGGGCTGAGCAACAGCAAGACAAAGGTTGCCGCCTGGCTGGCGCCGCCGACGCAGGAGGCTTCGATGGCCGGATGCGCGCCGATCCGGTTTTCGATCGGCACCGGGGCGACGTACTTGCCCTTGGAGGTTTTGAAGAGCTCTTTGACGCGGCCAGTGATGCGCAGGCGGCCCAGTTCGTCGATCTCCCCCATGTCACCGGTTTTGTAAAAGCCGTCGGCGGTATAGCTCTCGGCGGTTTTTTCGGGGTCTTTGTAATAGCCCATCATCTGCGCAGGGCTTTTGGTCAGGATCTCGCCGTTGTCGCCAATTTTGCATTCCACGCCGAGGTTGGCGTTGCCAACGTAGCCGACGCGCTCGTTGCCGGGGCGGGTAAAGTGGGAATACGCCATGTTTTCGGTCATGCCGTAGGCTTCCAAAAGCTCCAGTCCGATGCTGCGATACCAGCGCACGGAGGGTTCCGGCAGCGGTGCTGCGCCGGTGAAGGCAAAGCGCACCGAATCCAGGCCCAGTCCGGCCAGGATTTTCTTTTTGACGATTTTGCCGAGGATGGGAATGCGGAACAGTTTTTGCTGTTTTTCCTTGGGCATCTTGGCGGTGACGCCGAGTTCAAACTTGGTCCACAGGCGCGGCACCGAAAAGAAAATGGTGGGGCGCGCGCGCTGCAGGTCGTGGACGAAAGTATCCAGCGACTCGGCAAAAAATACCTGGAAGCCGTGGTACAGCGACTGGGTTTCAACAATGATGCGTTCGGCGACGTGCGACAGTGGCAGATAGGAGAGCATGCGGTCGGATTCCTCCGCCGACAAAATCTCGTTCATCTTGGTGCCGCAGATATAAAACGAGTGAAAACTCTGCATCACACCCTTGGGCTGGCCGGTGCTGCCGGAGGTGTAGATGATCGTCGCCAGTTCGTCCATCTGACGATCGGGAGAATCGCTGATGGGTTGATTGCGGGCGATGATGTCGGCCCACTTTTCGCCCTCGGTTTGCGGTGATAGCGGCAGCGTGATGATGGGCATGTCGGCAGGGATGCCGGGCTTCATGCCGTCAAAGCCGTCGAGCTTGCCGATGAACAGTAATTTGCTGTCGCTGTGATCGAGGATGTAGCGGATCGTGTCAGCCGCCAGCGTGGGGTAAAGCGGCACCGAGACATGCCCGGCCATCCAGATCGCCAGGTCGGCCATGATCCATTGCGCGCTGTTTTTGCCCAAAATCGCAATGTGGCTTTTGGGGGGCAGATCCAGCGCGCGCAGATGTGCGGCCATGCGCCGGACTTCATCGGCGGTCTGCTGCCAGGTGTAATCGGCCACCTGACCGTCGCCGATGGGCTGTGACAGATAACGGCTATCGGGTTTGGTGGTTTCCCAGTGGTACAGCCAGCCGAGCGTGGTGCGCGGCGTTTGTTCAACGGCCATGGATGTTGCCTCTCCTCGAAGCGGTGGGTTGATGTGTCTAAAAATAATGGTGTGGGCGCTGAACGTTAGCGAGTTTTGTCAAAACTTTCACGAGTGCGCGCAATAAATTGCCCCGCATCATCTGTTTAATCGATTGAAAATACAATAAATAGTTTGAATTACCGGCGGCTGCGAAACCGAGTGGATTCGTGTACACATCATCGTTACTGTGAGCACTCAGACAAACAGATACTTGCAGCACGCGGTAACGAGGGTGCGAAGGAGGATCGCCATGTGGCACAAAATCATTCAATACGGCGTCACCGGCATGGCCGCACTGCTGCTCAGTGCCTGTGCGGGCGACTATGACGGCAGTGTTGGCGGTCAATCGGCGTCTGGCAGCGTGCCGCAGAGCAGTGGCAGCTTTTCCAGCCCCGAGGACTTTTTTGCCAAGCGTGTACAGCCGCGGCTGTCGATTTGTCGCACCTGCCATGTGCCCACCGGGGTTGCCAATGTGGAGGATGGCAAGCTGTTGATGTTCAACCCCAGTGACCGCAGTGAGGATTACCCGCTGCTGCTCACCGCATGGGAAGCGCTGGGCGGCAATGCGCAAGGGGAGTCGAGGATTTTGCTGATGGCGTCAGGCCGCGACGCGCGCACCCACAGCGGCGGCGATACCTTGTGGCCGGTGGGCAGTCCTGCCTATCAGGATGTCAAGACCATGTTGGGCTGTTTTGAGTCGCCGCAAGGCTGTCTGAACAATGCCGGTGGCGGTGAGGCGGTGGTTGAAAAAGCCTTGCTTGGCAGCCGCTATGGCGGGCATTACTGGTTTGACTACTGCGAAGGCCAGCCGGATGACACGCCGGTGCCGGAAGATCCGCGCCATCGGGTCGTGCCCGGCGTCAACCAGGGCAAGGCGGTGCTGATGAACGCCTGGTGGCAAACCTGCCAGGAGGGCGGGCATCCCGGCACTTGCGGTGAGCTGCGCGCGCGGCAAAAACGCGGGTTTGCCCTGATTGCCAGCGATGGCGAAATCGGTGCCGGCAACTTTTTTGCCGGCAGCAGCAACGATTCCACCTTTGCGTTTGGCGCTGAAAAATACAACGACCTGTGGAAGCGTGTGACAGACCTGCCGCAGCGTCCCGATAACTTTGACGAGCTGATGGCGCAGCGCTGGGGCATGCCGCTGTCCAAGACCCATAATCCGTATCCCTTGCCGGGCGAAGACCCGAATCTGACCGATGGCGGATCGGGACAGTTGCCGATGGGTTTGACGCAGTTGCGTGAAGCCGATGGCCGCTGGACCGGCAAGCTCAATGTGACGTGCAGCATCTGCCATGGCGGCGGTGTTGGTAGCATCGAGGATGCGCCCGATCTGGGGCCGGTGTACGGCACCAATTCGCTGTCCGACATCACCCTGATGTTTACCGATCTGGGCATGATTGCCCCGCAGCAGTCGGCCTTGGCGCTGATTTCGCAGAACAAGGTGCGCGGAACCGGCAATATCACCAACTTTCAGCTGTTTGGCACGCTGACCCTGCTCGATCGTGACAATTTGCTGCGCAACATCCTCGGCTATGCGTCGATCCAGACCCAGCCTTCCACCGGCACCGAAGATCCGCCGGTGTACTGGAACATGGGGTCGCGCTCAGGCAAGTTCTACGACGGGGGTGAGGTCATGGATGCCAAGCGGATTGCCTTGTCGTTCCATTTTCCGAATACGCCGTTTCACCCCGATATGGATGCCGACAAACAATGGATTCTCGACAGCATCCATGATGCCGATGCCTGGATGATCGGCCTCAAGGCACCGCGTTGGCCAGAGCACAAGCTGGGACAGATCGACGTGGCCTTGGCCGAGCAGGGCGCCGTGCTGTTCCACGCCAAGGATCTGTGGGCCAAGGAGCTGAACAATCCCGAGCCACGCCCCGAAGGAGGCAACGGCTCCTGCGCCAGTTGCCATGGCGCATACTCCCCGCGCTATGTCCATGATCCGGCGTATCTGGATACCCCGCTGCTGGAAGGCATTGCCTCGTACATCACCCCGCTGGAGATCATCAAGACCGATCCCCGCCGGATCGAAGGCAACAGCATGGCCGTCGTGCGTTTTTCGCGTAGCAACTGGTTTGCCTATGGCGATGCCGAGAAAAATGCCAACGGCGCGCCGCTGTGCGGAAATCAGGCCGATCCATTGATTCGTGGCGATCGTGCGTTGGGATATTTGGCTCCGCCGATGTACGGCGTGTGGGCCAGCGCCCCCTATCTGCACAACGGCTCGGTGCCAACTATCTGGCAGGTGCTCAAACCCCAGGATCGGCCGGCGATCTGGCAGCGGCACTCCATGCCCGCGCGCGCCGATCAGGAAGGCAAGGTGGTGATGGGCTTTGATTATCGTCTGGAGGCCTACGATGCCGAGCAACTGGGCTGGAAGTACGACACCCTCAGCTGTGGCACCGGATCGATGCCGTTCTATGACTGCAATCAGAGCGATAGCGGGCTGACGTTGCAGGACGCACTGGGATTGGCCTGGGCCAATGGCGGTCTGGCGTGGAACCTGCTCAATCTGCCGGTGCTCACGCCCGCGCAGATCGAGGCGCGCAAGGTCTACAACACCTTTTATTACAGCCAGAGCAACGCCGGTCATGCGTTCACTTCGGTACTGACCGACGATGAGCGGCGCGCGCTGATCGAATACCTGAAAACCCTGTAGGGAGCTGTTTGCGATCTTTTGGGCAAAAACAACGGCAATAGGTATAAATCGGGGGTTTTTTCAAAAATCATCGGTTGAGCGGGTCATGTGCACGTTAATATATGCGCATGACCCTACTGTTGATCCTCATTCTGCCGATTCTGGGAAGTGTCTGCGCAGCACTTCAGCCTGCCAATGCGCGCAATGCAGAAGCATGGCTGTCAGGATTGATTGCACTGACCTGTACGGCGCTGGTCATCAGCCTGTATCCCCAGGTCGCCAATGAGGGGGTGGTACGCCTGACCATTGCGTGGCTGCCTTCGCTGGGGCTGGATTTTTACCTGCGGATGGATGGCTTTGCCTGGCTGTTTGCGCTGCTGATCAGCGGCATCGGTGCGCTGGTGGTGCTGTACGCGCGCTATTACATGTCGGCCGAGGATCCGGTGCCACGGTTTTTTTCGTTTTTGCTGGCGTTCATGGCCGCCATGCTGGGCGTGGTGCTGTCGGGCAATGTGCTGCAACTGGTGTTTTTCTGGGAGCTGACCAGCCTGTCGTCGTTCATGCTCATCGCCTATTGGCATCACCGCGTCGATGCCCGGCGCGGCGCGCGCATGGCGATGATCGTCACCGTCAGCGGTGGACTGTGTCTGCTGGCGGGCATGCTGCTGCTGGGCCACATGGCCGGTGGCTACACCCTGGAAGCCATTTTTGCCGCAGCCGATCAGATCAAGGCGCACCCCTGGTACCCGCCGATGCTGATACTGGTGGCGCTGGGTGCGCTGACCAAAAGCGCACAGTTTCCGTTCCACTTCTGGCTGCCGCATGCGATGGCGGCACCCACGCCGGTTTCGGCGTATCTGCATTCGGCAACGATGGTCAAGGCCGGGGTGTTTCTGCTGGCGCGCCTGTGGCCGGCGCTGGCGGGAACCGATCTGTGGTTTGGCCTGATCGGCGGTGCCGGGCTGGCCACCTTGCTGCTCGGTGCGTATGCGGCGCTGTATCAGCAGGATATGAAAGGCATTCTGGCGTATTCCACCATCAGCCATCTGGGGCTGATCACGCTGTTGCTGGGCATGAACAGCACGCTGGCACTGGTTGCGGCGGTGTTTCATATCGTCAATCACGCCACCTTCAAAGCCTCGCTGTTCATGGCCACGGGCATCGTCGATCACGAAACCGGCACCCGCGATGTGGGGCGCTTGTCCGGCTTGCGGCGCGCGATGCCGCTGACGGCGACGCTGGCCACCGTGGCGGCAGCGGCCATGGCGGGCGTGCCGTTGCTCAACGGCTTTTTGTCCAAAGAGATGTTCTTCCAGGAAATCGTGCTGTTCAGTGGCCGTCCCTCTCTGGCGCTGGGATTGCCGCTGGCGGCCGTGCTGGCGGGCACCTTCAGCGTGGCTTATTCATTGCGCTTCATCCATCAGGTGTTTTTTGGCCGACCCGCCACCGATCTGCCACTGACGCCGCATGAGCCGCCGCGCTGGATGCTGTTGCCCAGCGCGCTGCTGGTATTGGCCTGTGTGCTGGTCGGCAGTGTGCCGGGGCTGACCGTTGCCCCGCTGCTGGAGACGGTCACCCGCTCGATTCTTGGCGCGGATACACCGCACTACAGCCTGGCGATCTGGCATGGCTTCAACCTGCCGCTGGCGATGAGTCTGATCGCGTTGGTTGGCGGTATTGCGCTGTATCGGGTGTTGCTGGTGCTGCATCGTCGGGCAGCACGGCGGGCATCCGGGGTGCAGGGCTACCATCAGCCGTGGCTGTTCCGGATCGACGGGCGCAGCGTGTTCGATGTCACGCTCAACAGCATCAAGGCGGCTGCCGAGGCACTGGTACAGCGCGCATCCACGCGCCGCTTGCAGCCGCAGCTTTTCGTGCTGGTCGTCCTGTGCCTTGTCGCAGTGGGCATGAGCCTGTCCGGCACCGCTGAAAGCGCATGGCGTCTGCCGGCCACACCGCTGAACCCGGCTTTTGCGCTGCTGTGGATCGTGGGTGCGGCGTGCGCCATGGGTGCCGCGCGCCAGGCCAAATATCACCGGCTGGCGGCCTTGATGCTGTCGGGTGGCGCCGGACTGTGCACCTGCCTGACGTTTGTCTGGCTGTCAGCACCCGATCTGGCACTGACGCAGCTGGCGATCGAAGTGGTGACGGTCGTGCTGCTGCTGCTGGGGCTGCGCTGGCTGCCGCGCCGGATCGAATCGGACGCCGACCGTCAGCGCACGGCACTGCGCACGCGCTGGCGCCGCCGCCGGGACTTTGCCCTGGCCGGACTCGGTGGTGCTGGCATGGCCGCGTTGACGTATCTGATGCTGAGCCGGCCGGCGATCGTCGATGGCGTCGCGGCTTATTTTGTCGAGGCGGCGTTGCCGCTGGGCGGCGGGCGCAACATCGTCAACGTCATCCTGGTGGACTTTCGCGGTTTTGACACGATGGGCGAGATCACCGTGGTCGGTGTGGTGGCCCTCACCGTATTCGCACTGTTGCGGCGTTTCCGGCCCGCGCCCGAGAGCATGGAGCTGCCGCGCCAGCAACAGCAGCAGGGCATTGCACCGATTCCCACCGGTGAAGATGTTGCGGTGCCCGGCTATAGGGTGGTGCCGACGGCGGTTCTGCGCCTGCTGCTGCCGATTGCCGGACTGATTTCGGTCTTTGTGCTGCTCAAGGGGCACAACCAGCCTGGCGGCGGATTTGTCGGTGGCCTGATTCTGGCCACCGGTGCCTTGCTGCAATACATGGTGGGCGGCATTGTCTGGGTGGAAAAACGCACGCTGATCCATCCGCAGACGTGGATGGCGGCGGGGTTGATCTGCGCGGGTGGTGCCGGCTTGTTGGCGCTGGCGATCGATGCGCCGTTCTTGAGCAGTGCAGCGGTTGATTTGCCCCTGCCGTTGCTCGGTCCGGTGCATCTGTCCAGTGTGCTGTTGTTTGATCTGGGGGTTTATCTGCTGGTGGCCGGGGCGACGATTTTGATGCTGGTGGCTATTGCCCACCAGACGCTGCGCAGCCATCACTACCATTTTCACCGTCTTGAGCAACAGGCACAGCGACAGCCTGTTCCCGGAGGTGAGTGATGGAGTTGGTGCTGGCGCTGGCAATTGGGGTGCTGACCGCCGCAGGGCTTTGGCTGCTGCTGCGGCCGCGCACCTTTCAGGTGATCATGGGGCTGTCGCTGCTGTCGTATGCGGTCAACCTGTTCATTTTCAGCATGGGGCGGATCAAGCTGGGAGCGGCGCCGGTGCTCGATGGCGCCATTGGCGCCGATATGACGCAACTGGCCGATCCGCTGCCGCAGGCGCTGGTGCTGACCGCCATCGTCATCGGCTTTGCCACGACGGCACTGCTGCTGGTGGTGCTGCTGGCCGCGCGCGGTCTCACCGGCACCGATCATGTAGACGGCCAGGAGCCCAGTGACCATGGCTGATCCGGGATTTTTGATGGCGGTATTGCTGCGGCATCTGCCGGTGTTGCCGATCGTGATCCCATTGCTGGGCGGCGCGGCGATCATGCTGTTTGCCGAAACCCGCCGCGAAGCGCGCGCGGCGGTTTCGATCAGCGCCACGCTGCTGCAACTGCTGGCGGCGGTTGCGCTGCTGGTGTTCACCGACGGCGGCCTGGGAGGCCCCGCCGATGGGATGCTGGTGTATGCCGTCGGCGGCTGGGCGGCGCCTTACGGCATCGTCCTGTTTGCAGACCGGCTGGCCGCAGTGATGGTGCTGCTCAGTGTGCTGCTGGCGTTTGCGGCGCTGCTGTATTCGCGGCTGCGCTGGGATCGCACCGGCGTGCATTACCACCCCATGTTCCAGTTTTTGCTGATGGGGCTGGCCGGCGCGTTTCTGACCGGCGATCTGTTCAACCTGTTTGTTTTCTTCGAGATTCTGCTGGCTGCGTCATATGGTCTGGCGCTGCATGGTTCTGGCGCCCTGCGTGTGCGCGCGGGGCTGCACTACATCATCATCAATCTGGCGGCGGCGTTGGTGTTTCTGGTTGCGGCGGCGTTGGTCTATGGCGTCCTCGGCACCCTCAATATGGCCGATATTGCGCATCGCGCCGGGCAGCTCAGTGGGCAGGATCGGGCGCTGTTCAATGCGGCTCTGGCATTGCTGGGGGTGGTGTTTTTGATCAAGGCTGCGGCCTGGCCCCTGAATTTCTGGCTGGTGCCCACTTACAGTGCTGCTGCGGCGCCGGTGGCGGCGATGTTCTGCATCATGACCAAGGTGGGGATTTATGCCCTGCTGCGGATCGGGCTGCTGCTCGGGGATGCCGCGCCCGCACCGTTTGCCGGTGCGGTGCTGCTGTGGGTCGGTGTTGCCACGCTGGTCTTTGGCATTGTGGGCGTGCTCAGCGCCCAGCAGATCGAACGTGCTGCGGCGTATTGCCTGATCATTTCGGCGGGCATCCTGCAAACCGCCATCGGTCTTGGCATTGCGGCGCTGGTGGCGCCCCTGCTGTACTACCTGATCAGTTCGGTACTGGGCACGGCGGCGCTGTTCTTGCTCATCGGCATCAGCGGCCGCCCCCGCAGTGATGGTGCCGCGCAGATCATTGCGGTGACCCAGGAAGCGTTCGATATCGACGACCCGCAAGACCCGCGCCTGCCCGATGAGGTGATCGGTATTCCGATTCCGCGGGCGATGGCGTTTCTGGGGCTATCGTTCATCGCCTGTGTATTGCTGGTTGCAGGCGTGCCGCCGCTGTCGGGCTTCGTTGCCAAGCTGACCCTGATCGCGGCGGTGCTGGGGGCGCAGGCACAAGCCTGGGCGCCGCCTTTGACGGTCTTCATCGGCCTGCTGCTGCTGTCGGGGCTGGCCACCATCATCGCCCTGTCTCGGATTGGCATGACCCTGTTCTGGGCGGTACAGACGGCGCCGCCCCGGATCAACGTCATCGAGGCATTGCCGGTGGCATTGCTGGTGCTGCTGTGCGTGGGGCTGGCGGTGGAAGCGGGTGCCGTATTCGACTATCTCCAGCGCACCGCAGATACCCTGCACGCGCCGCAGCAGAGCATCGACCGGGTGCTTGGGATCGGTGCGGAGGGTGCGCCATGATGGCGCGCATTCGTCGGGTCGTGGCGCTGCCGGTTCTGCTGCTGCTGCTGTGGCTGCTGCTGAATCACTCATGGGCAGTGGAGCAATGGGTGTTGGGGGGGCTGCTGGCGGTATTGGCAGCGGTTTTCAGTTCGCGGATGCGTCCGCAGCGCGCGCGGCTGCGCAAACCCTGGGTTGCGCTCAGATTGTTGGCCGTTGTGCTGTGGGATATGGCGGTTTCCAATCTTGTTGTTGCGCGCGTGATTCTGGGACGTGCAGAACGCCGTCGGCGCGCACAGATGGTGGAGATTCCGCTGGCCTTGCGCGATCCGCATGGCCTGACGGTGCTGAGCATGATCATCACCTGCATTCCCGGCACCGTATGGGCTGATCTGTCCGACGATGGCGCGCGGCTGACCCTGCATGTGCTGGAGATGCGCGAAGACGCCGACTGGCCGCAATTCATCAAAACCCGCTATGAGGCCGCGTTGATGGAGATTTTCGAATGAGCCAACTTTTAGCCGGCGCGATCGACTTTGCCCTGTGTGCCTACGCCTTGTCGATGCTGCTGATCCTGCTGCGCCTGCTGCATGGCCCCAGCGCCGAGGATCGGGTGCTGGCACTCGATGCGCTGATGACCCAGGGCTTGTTGATGGTGCTGGTTTTCGGCATCCGCATCGGCAGCGCAGTGTTCTTTGATGTGGCGCTGCTGATGGCGCTGTTTGGTTTTGTCGGCTCGGTGGCCATGGCCAAGTTCCTGTTGCGCGGCGAGGTCATCGAACCATGAACCCGGCACTGACCGAAGTGTCGCCGTGGCTGGCGGGTGGCGTGGCACTGTTGCTGATTGCCAGTGGCGTGCTGGCCGTGATCGGCTCGATCGGACTGCTGCGGCTGCCCGGGTTTTATGCGCGGATGCATGCGCCGACGCTCGGCGCCACGCTGGGGCTGATCTTTGCCATTGCCGCGTCGATCCTGCTCAGTCTGGGCAGCGGCACGCG
This region includes:
- a CDS encoding monovalent cation/H+ antiporter subunit D translates to MADPGFLMAVLLRHLPVLPIVIPLLGGAAIMLFAETRREARAAVSISATLLQLLAAVALLVFTDGGLGGPADGMLVYAVGGWAAPYGIVLFADRLAAVMVLLSVLLAFAALLYSRLRWDRTGVHYHPMFQFLLMGLAGAFLTGDLFNLFVFFEILLAASYGLALHGSGALRVRAGLHYIIINLAAALVFLVAAALVYGVLGTLNMADIAHRAGQLSGQDRALFNAALALLGVVFLIKAAAWPLNFWLVPTYSAAAAPVAAMFCIMTKVGIYALLRIGLLLGDAAPAPFAGAVLLWVGVATLVFGIVGVLSAQQIERAAAYCLIISAGILQTAIGLGIAALVAPLLYYLISSVLGTAALFLLIGISGRPRSDGAAQIIAVTQEAFDIDDPQDPRLPDEVIGIPIPRAMAFLGLSFIACVLLVAGVPPLSGFVAKLTLIAAVLGAQAQAWAPPLTVFIGLLLLSGLATIIALSRIGMTLFWAVQTAPPRINVIEALPVALLVLLCVGLAVEAGAVFDYLQRTADTLHAPQQSIDRVLGIGAEGAP
- a CDS encoding Na+/H+ antiporter subunit E: MMARIRRVVALPVLLLLLWLLLNHSWAVEQWVLGGLLAVLAAVFSSRMRPQRARLRKPWVALRLLAVVLWDMAVSNLVVARVILGRAERRRRAQMVEIPLALRDPHGLTVLSMIITCIPGTVWADLSDDGARLTLHVLEMREDADWPQFIKTRYEAALMEIFE
- a CDS encoding Na+/H+ antiporter subunit C; amino-acid sequence: MELVLALAIGVLTAAGLWLLLRPRTFQVIMGLSLLSYAVNLFIFSMGRIKLGAAPVLDGAIGADMTQLADPLPQALVLTAIVIGFATTALLLVVLLAARGLTGTDHVDGQEPSDHG
- a CDS encoding monovalent cation/H+ antiporter subunit A, whose product is MTLLLILILPILGSVCAALQPANARNAEAWLSGLIALTCTALVISLYPQVANEGVVRLTIAWLPSLGLDFYLRMDGFAWLFALLISGIGALVVLYARYYMSAEDPVPRFFSFLLAFMAAMLGVVLSGNVLQLVFFWELTSLSSFMLIAYWHHRVDARRGARMAMIVTVSGGLCLLAGMLLLGHMAGGYTLEAIFAAADQIKAHPWYPPMLILVALGALTKSAQFPFHFWLPHAMAAPTPVSAYLHSATMVKAGVFLLARLWPALAGTDLWFGLIGGAGLATLLLGAYAALYQQDMKGILAYSTISHLGLITLLLGMNSTLALVAAVFHIVNHATFKASLFMATGIVDHETGTRDVGRLSGLRRAMPLTATLATVAAAAMAGVPLLNGFLSKEMFFQEIVLFSGRPSLALGLPLAAVLAGTFSVAYSLRFIHQVFFGRPATDLPLTPHEPPRWMLLPSALLVLACVLVGSVPGLTVAPLLETVTRSILGADTPHYSLAIWHGFNLPLAMSLIALVGGIALYRVLLVLHRRAARRASGVQGYHQPWLFRIDGRSVFDVTLNSIKAAAEALVQRASTRRLQPQLFVLVVLCLVAVGMSLSGTAESAWRLPATPLNPAFALLWIVGAACAMGAARQAKYHRLAALMLSGGAGLCTCLTFVWLSAPDLALTQLAIEVVTVVLLLLGLRWLPRRIESDADRQRTALRTRWRRRRDFALAGLGGAGMAALTYLMLSRPAIVDGVAAYFVEAALPLGGGRNIVNVILVDFRGFDTMGEITVVGVVALTVFALLRRFRPAPESMELPRQQQQQGIAPIPTGEDVAVPGYRVVPTAVLRLLLPIAGLISVFVLLKGHNQPGGGFVGGLILATGALLQYMVGGIVWVEKRTLIHPQTWMAAGLICAGGAGLLALAIDAPFLSSAAVDLPLPLLGPVHLSSVLLFDLGVYLLVAGATILMLVAIAHQTLRSHHYHFHRLEQQAQRQPVPGGE
- a CDS encoding AMP-binding protein, with translation MAVEQTPRTTLGWLYHWETTKPDSRYLSQPIGDGQVADYTWQQTADEVRRMAAHLRALDLPPKSHIAILGKNSAQWIMADLAIWMAGHVSVPLYPTLAADTIRYILDHSDSKLLFIGKLDGFDGMKPGIPADMPIITLPLSPQTEGEKWADIIARNQPISDSPDRQMDELATIIYTSGSTGQPKGVMQSFHSFYICGTKMNEILSAEESDRMLSYLPLSHVAERIIVETQSLYHGFQVFFAESLDTFVHDLQRARPTIFFSVPRLWTKFELGVTAKMPKEKQQKLFRIPILGKIVKKKILAGLGLDSVRFAFTGAAPLPEPSVRWYRSIGLELLEAYGMTENMAYSHFTRPGNERVGYVGNANLGVECKIGDNGEILTKSPAQMMGYYKDPEKTAESYTADGFYKTGDMGEIDELGRLRITGRVKELFKTSKGKYVAPVPIENRIGAHPAIEASCVGGASQAATFVLLLLSPEAMSKAASPAGRTELETQFKTLLGEVNNHLDPHEQMAFAVIVKEPWSIDNGMLTPTMKIRRNIVEKHYEPMLERWFAARQPVIWE
- a CDS encoding K+/H+ antiporter subunit F, with the protein product MSQLLAGAIDFALCAYALSMLLILLRLLHGPSAEDRVLALDALMTQGLLMVLVFGIRIGSAVFFDVALLMALFGFVGSVAMAKFLLRGEVIEP
- the mnhG gene encoding monovalent cation/H(+) antiporter subunit G; translation: MNPALTEVSPWLAGGVALLLIASGVLAVIGSIGLLRLPGFYARMHAPTLGATLGLIFAIAASILLSLGSGTRAVWHELLLVFFVALSAPVTAMLLMRAVRFQRSRPATPVRKKSDAPKP